One window of the Shimwellia blattae DSM 4481 = NBRC 105725 genome contains the following:
- the hemG gene encoding menaquinone-dependent protoporphyrinogen IX dehydrogenase, with translation MKTLILFSTRDGQTHKIARHIAGVLEEQGKACELVDLLQPGEPDWSTVECVVLGASIRYGHFHKSFIRFVNTHAQRLNNMPGALFTVNLVARKPEKQSPQTNSYTRKFLAASPWQPQRCQVFAGALRYPRYSWYDRMMIRLIMKMAGGETDTRKEVEYTDWQSVTRFAREIAQLPGETR, from the coding sequence GTGAAAACACTGATTCTGTTTTCTACCCGGGATGGTCAGACACATAAAATCGCCCGGCATATTGCCGGGGTGCTGGAAGAGCAGGGGAAAGCCTGTGAACTGGTGGACCTGCTCCAGCCCGGGGAACCGGACTGGAGCACGGTAGAGTGCGTGGTGCTGGGGGCCTCTATCCGCTACGGCCATTTCCACAAAAGTTTTATTCGTTTTGTGAATACCCACGCGCAGCGGCTGAATAATATGCCCGGCGCGCTGTTTACGGTGAATCTGGTGGCCCGTAAACCGGAAAAACAGTCCCCGCAAACCAATAGCTATACGCGTAAGTTTCTGGCGGCATCACCCTGGCAGCCACAGCGCTGCCAGGTGTTCGCCGGGGCGCTGCGTTATCCCCGCTACAGCTGGTATGACCGGATGATGATTCGCCTGATCATGAAAATGGCCGGCGGAGAAACGGATACCCGCAAAGAAGTGGAGTATACCGACTGGCAGTCGGTGACCCGTTTTGCCCGGGAAATTGCGCAGTTACCAGGCGAAACGCGCTGA
- the trkH gene encoding Trk system potassium transporter TrkH, producing MHFRAITRIVGLLVILFSGTMIVPGLVALLYRDGAGRAFTQTFFVTLAIGVLLWWPHRREKSELKPREGFLIVVLFWTVLGSVGSLPFVFAEQPNLTVTDAFFESFSGLTTTGATTLVGLDSLPHAILFYRQMLQWFGGMGIIVLAVAILPILGVGGMQLYRAEMPGPLKDNKMRPRIAETAKTLWLIYVLLTIGCAVALWFAGMPAFDAIGHSFATIAIGGFSTHDASVGYFNSPTINSIIAIFLLISGCNYGLHFSLLSGRSLKVYWRDPEFRMFIGVQFSLVVICTIVLWFHNTYGSVVQTVNQAFFQVVSMATTAGFTTDSIARWPLFLPVLLLCSAFIGGCAGSTGGGLKVIRILLLFKQGNRELKRLVHPNAVYSIKLGNRALPERILEAVWGFFSAYALVFILSMLAIIATGVDDFSAFAAVAATLNNLGPGLGVVADNFTTMNPVAKWILIINMLFGRLEVFTLLVLFTPTFWRE from the coding sequence ATGCATTTTCGTGCCATAACCCGCATTGTGGGCCTGTTAGTCATCTTGTTTTCCGGAACCATGATTGTTCCGGGGCTGGTGGCCTTATTGTATCGGGACGGCGCTGGCCGGGCGTTCACGCAAACATTTTTCGTGACGCTGGCTATTGGTGTTTTACTGTGGTGGCCCCATCGCCGTGAAAAAAGCGAGCTGAAACCCCGGGAAGGGTTCCTGATCGTGGTGCTGTTCTGGACCGTGCTGGGGAGCGTGGGGTCACTGCCGTTTGTGTTTGCCGAGCAGCCGAATCTGACCGTGACCGACGCGTTTTTTGAATCCTTCTCCGGCCTGACCACGACCGGGGCCACTACCCTGGTGGGGCTGGACTCCTTACCCCACGCCATCTTGTTTTATCGCCAGATGCTGCAGTGGTTCGGCGGGATGGGGATCATTGTCCTGGCGGTAGCCATTCTGCCTATCCTCGGGGTCGGGGGGATGCAGCTGTACCGGGCGGAGATGCCCGGGCCGCTGAAAGACAACAAAATGCGCCCGCGCATTGCCGAAACGGCCAAAACCCTGTGGCTTATCTATGTGTTGCTGACCATTGGCTGTGCGGTCGCGCTGTGGTTTGCCGGTATGCCCGCTTTTGATGCCATTGGCCACAGCTTTGCGACGATCGCCATCGGCGGCTTTTCCACCCATGATGCCAGCGTGGGGTATTTCAACAGCCCGACCATTAACTCTATTATCGCGATATTCCTGCTGATCTCCGGGTGTAACTACGGCCTGCACTTCTCGCTGCTGAGCGGGCGCAGCCTGAAGGTTTACTGGCGGGATCCGGAATTTCGTATGTTTATAGGTGTGCAGTTCTCGCTGGTGGTTATCTGCACCATTGTGTTGTGGTTCCACAATACCTATGGAAGTGTGGTACAGACCGTTAACCAGGCATTTTTCCAGGTGGTGTCCATGGCGACAACCGCCGGGTTTACCACGGACAGCATCGCCCGCTGGCCGCTATTCTTGCCGGTATTGCTGCTGTGCTCTGCGTTTATCGGCGGCTGTGCCGGATCTACCGGCGGGGGGCTTAAGGTCATTCGTATTTTGCTGCTGTTTAAGCAGGGCAACCGCGAACTGAAGCGCCTGGTGCACCCCAATGCGGTATACAGTATTAAACTGGGGAACCGCGCACTGCCGGAGCGCATTCTGGAAGCGGTGTGGGGGTTCTTTTCGGCGTACGCGCTGGTATTTATTCTGAGTATGCTGGCTATCATCGCCACCGGGGTGGATGATTTTTCCGCCTTCGCGGCGGTGGCGGCAACGCTGAATAACCTTGGCCCTGGCCTGGGGGTAGTGGCGGATAACTTCACCACCATGAACCCGGTTGCCAAGTGGATCCTGATTATCAACATGCTGTTCGGGCGACTGGAGGTCTTTACCTTACTGGTCCTGTTTACCCCGACATTTTGGCGCGAATAG
- a CDS encoding IMPACT family protein, which produces MDSWLIPAAPVTVTEEIKKSRFITLLAHTCGVEAAKAFVDTVRQAHPDARHHCLAWVAGAPDDSQQLGFSDDGEPAGTAGKPMLAQLMGSGVGEITAVVVRYYGGVKLGTGGLVKAYGGGVQQALSQLTTQRKVPLTEYTLQCEYSWLAAVEALVTQFEGQIVQTQYQSDVQLRLALPQSRVDEFAHKLADISRGALYLSSQE; this is translated from the coding sequence ATGGACAGCTGGTTAATCCCGGCGGCACCGGTCACAGTCACGGAAGAGATAAAAAAAAGCCGCTTTATTACGCTACTGGCACACACCTGTGGGGTAGAGGCGGCAAAGGCTTTCGTTGACACTGTGCGCCAGGCGCACCCGGATGCCCGGCACCACTGCCTGGCCTGGGTGGCGGGCGCGCCGGATGACTCGCAGCAACTGGGGTTTTCTGATGACGGCGAACCGGCGGGCACCGCCGGTAAACCCATGCTTGCCCAGCTGATGGGCAGTGGCGTGGGGGAGATTACCGCCGTGGTCGTGCGCTATTATGGCGGGGTAAAACTGGGGACCGGAGGGCTGGTAAAAGCCTACGGCGGAGGCGTGCAACAGGCTCTGAGCCAGTTGACCACGCAGCGCAAAGTTCCTCTGACTGAATATACTTTGCAGTGTGAATACAGCTGGCTTGCGGCGGTGGAAGCACTGGTGACCCAATTTGAAGGGCAGATTGTACAAACGCAATACCAGTCTGATGTACAACTGCGGCTCGCGTTGCCGCAATCCCGGGTAGACGAATTTGCACACAAACTGGCGGATATCAGCCGGGGCGCACTGTATTTGTCATCACAGGAATAA
- the pepQ gene encoding Xaa-Pro dipeptidase — protein sequence MESLAAQYKAHLETLQERARNVLERFSLDALLIHSGELFNVFLDDHPYPFKVNPQFKSWVPVTQVPNCWLLVDGVNKPKLWFWLPVDYWHNVEPLPEAFWTSEIDLVALPKADNIGSQLPADRRNIAYIGPVAERALQLDIQAKNINPQGVIDYLHYYRAYKTDYELTCMREAQKVAVAGHQAAEEAFRTGMSEFDINLAYLAATGHRDTDVPYSNIVALNEHASVLHYTRLDHSAPAQVRSFLLDAGAEYNGYAADLTRTWSFSHDNDYAQLIKDVNEEQLALIGTMQAGVRYTEYHVQFHQRIAKLLRRHKIITGISEEAMVEADITGPFMPHGIGHPLGLQVHDVAGFMQDDTGTHLAAPAKYPYLRCTRILEPGMVMTIEPGIYFIESLLAPWRAGKFSQHFNWQKIDALKPFGGIRIEDNVVIHAGSIENMTRDLKLA from the coding sequence ATGGAATCGCTGGCAGCACAATATAAGGCGCATCTGGAAACCTTACAGGAGCGGGCGCGCAATGTTCTTGAGCGCTTCAGTCTGGATGCCTTACTCATCCATTCCGGTGAGTTGTTTAATGTCTTCCTGGACGATCATCCCTACCCATTCAAAGTAAACCCCCAGTTTAAATCCTGGGTGCCGGTCACTCAGGTGCCCAACTGCTGGCTGCTGGTTGATGGCGTGAATAAACCCAAACTGTGGTTCTGGCTGCCGGTGGACTACTGGCACAATGTGGAGCCGCTGCCGGAGGCATTCTGGACTTCTGAAATTGACCTGGTGGCGTTGCCGAAGGCCGACAATATCGGCAGCCAGTTACCGGCTGACCGCCGCAATATTGCCTATATCGGGCCGGTGGCGGAGCGTGCGCTGCAGCTGGATATCCAGGCGAAAAATATCAACCCGCAGGGGGTGATTGATTATCTGCACTACTACCGGGCCTATAAAACGGACTATGAGCTGACCTGCATGCGTGAAGCCCAGAAAGTGGCGGTAGCCGGGCACCAGGCGGCGGAAGAGGCATTCCGCACCGGAATGAGTGAGTTTGATATTAACCTCGCCTATCTGGCGGCCACCGGCCACCGCGATACGGATGTGCCTTACAGCAATATTGTGGCGCTTAACGAGCACGCATCGGTGCTGCACTACACCCGGCTGGACCATTCGGCACCGGCACAGGTACGCAGCTTCCTGCTGGATGCCGGGGCAGAATATAACGGCTACGCGGCGGATCTGACCCGCACCTGGTCGTTCAGCCACGACAATGACTACGCGCAGCTGATTAAAGACGTGAACGAAGAGCAGCTGGCGCTGATTGGCACCATGCAGGCCGGTGTGCGCTATACCGAATACCATGTACAGTTCCATCAGCGGATTGCGAAACTGCTGCGGCGCCATAAAATCATCACCGGCATCAGCGAAGAGGCGATGGTTGAGGCGGATATCACCGGCCCGTTTATGCCGCACGGTATCGGGCATCCGCTGGGGCTACAGGTGCATGATGTGGCCGGTTTTATGCAGGATGACACCGGCACGCATCTGGCGGCACCGGCGAAATACCCCTATCTGCGCTGCACGCGTATTCTCGAACCCGGCATGGTGATGACCATCGAACCCGGTATTTACTTTATCGAGTCACTGCTGGCACCGTGGCGCGCCGGGAAATTCAGCCAGCACTTTAACTGGCAGAAGATTGACGCCCTGAAACCGTTTGGCGGTATCCGGATTGAAGATAACGTGGTTATCCATGCGGGCAGCATCGAAAATATGACCCGCGATCTGAAACTGGCCTGA
- the fadB gene encoding fatty acid oxidation complex subunit alpha FadB — protein sequence MLYQGETLHLNWLDNGIAELVFDAPGSVNKLDTATVASLGHAIDILEKQSELTGLLLTSSKPAFIVGADITEFLSLFQVPQEQLSGWLHFANSVFNRLEDLPVPTISAINGYALGGGCECVLATDFRLASPDLRIGLPETKLGIMPGFGGSVRLPRLLGADSALEIIAAGKDVGAGEALKLGLIDGIVAPEKLRDGALAMLRAAIAGELDWQARRAPKLEPLKLSKTEAAMSFSIAKAMVARTAGKHYPAPVTAVSTIEAAARLGRDAALDLENKSFVPLTHTPQARALVGIFLNDQYVKAKAKKLANAVTPPAYAAVLGAGIMGGGIAWQSAWKGVPVVMKDINDKSLELGMTEAGKLLNKQLERGKISGLRLAQVISTIHPTLTYDGFNHVDVVVEAVVENPKVKKAVLAETEQKVRPGTVLASNTSTIPISELAGALQHPENFCGMHFFNPVHRMPLVEVIRGEKTSDTTIATVVAWASQMGKTPIVVNDCPGFFVNRVLFPYFAGFSQLLRDGADFRQIDNVMEKQFGWPMGPAYLLDVVGIDTAHHAQAVMAAGFPERMQKSGRDAIDVLFGAGRFGQKTGQGFYRYTPDSKGKPRKEADDSVAPLLAEVSQTARHFSDDEIIARMMIPMVNEVIRCLEEQIIASPAEADLALVYGLGFPPFRGGAFRWLDTLGCAHYLEMASQYSSLGALYAIPAGLHDKARRNESYYPPVETAKPVDARKSA from the coding sequence ATGCTCTACCAAGGCGAAACCCTACATCTTAACTGGCTGGATAACGGCATTGCCGAACTGGTGTTCGATGCCCCCGGCTCAGTCAACAAGCTGGACACGGCGACCGTGGCCAGCCTCGGTCACGCAATTGATATACTCGAAAAGCAGTCTGAATTAACGGGTCTGCTGCTGACCTCGTCTAAACCCGCCTTTATTGTGGGCGCGGATATTACGGAGTTTCTGTCACTGTTCCAGGTGCCGCAGGAGCAGCTGTCCGGCTGGCTGCACTTTGCCAACAGCGTATTTAACCGTCTGGAAGATTTACCGGTTCCCACCATCAGCGCCATTAACGGGTATGCGCTGGGGGGCGGCTGTGAATGTGTTCTGGCTACAGATTTCCGCCTGGCGTCACCGGATCTGCGCATTGGCCTGCCGGAAACAAAACTCGGGATCATGCCCGGTTTTGGCGGCTCGGTGCGTCTGCCGCGCCTGCTGGGGGCCGACAGCGCCCTGGAAATTATTGCCGCCGGGAAGGATGTCGGTGCCGGGGAGGCCCTCAAACTGGGCCTGATCGACGGCATTGTCGCCCCGGAGAAACTGCGCGACGGCGCACTCGCCATGCTGCGCGCCGCCATTGCCGGTGAGCTTGACTGGCAGGCCCGGCGGGCTCCCAAACTTGAGCCGCTGAAACTGAGCAAAACAGAGGCCGCCATGAGCTTCTCCATCGCTAAGGCGATGGTCGCCCGGACAGCCGGTAAACATTACCCGGCACCGGTCACGGCGGTGAGCACCATCGAAGCTGCCGCCCGCCTGGGGCGCGATGCGGCGCTGGATCTGGAAAATAAGAGCTTTGTCCCCCTGACCCACACCCCACAGGCCCGGGCATTGGTAGGGATCTTCCTCAATGATCAGTATGTAAAAGCCAAAGCCAAAAAGCTGGCGAACGCGGTCACCCCTCCGGCTTATGCGGCGGTTCTGGGGGCCGGGATCATGGGGGGCGGCATCGCCTGGCAGTCGGCCTGGAAAGGCGTGCCGGTGGTGATGAAAGACATTAACGACAAGTCCCTTGAGCTGGGCATGACCGAAGCCGGAAAGCTGCTGAACAAACAGCTGGAGCGCGGCAAAATCTCCGGCCTCAGGCTCGCTCAGGTGATAAGCACCATCCACCCCACCCTGACTTACGACGGTTTTAACCATGTGGATGTGGTGGTTGAGGCGGTGGTCGAAAACCCGAAAGTGAAAAAAGCCGTGCTGGCGGAAACAGAGCAAAAGGTCCGCCCCGGCACGGTGCTGGCCTCCAACACCTCGACCATTCCGATTAGCGAGCTGGCCGGGGCATTACAGCACCCGGAAAACTTCTGCGGTATGCACTTCTTTAACCCGGTCCACCGTATGCCGCTGGTTGAGGTGATCCGCGGGGAGAAAACCTCAGACACCACCATCGCCACGGTAGTGGCCTGGGCCAGCCAGATGGGCAAAACCCCCATCGTGGTAAATGACTGCCCGGGGTTCTTCGTTAACCGGGTGCTGTTCCCCTATTTTGCCGGGTTCAGCCAGCTGCTGCGCGACGGGGCAGACTTCCGCCAGATTGATAACGTGATGGAAAAACAGTTCGGCTGGCCCATGGGCCCGGCATACCTGCTGGATGTGGTCGGGATCGATACCGCTCACCACGCCCAGGCAGTGATGGCGGCAGGCTTCCCGGAGCGGATGCAAAAAAGCGGCCGCGATGCTATCGATGTCCTGTTCGGGGCGGGCCGCTTTGGCCAGAAAACCGGCCAGGGGTTCTACCGCTATACCCCGGACAGCAAAGGCAAGCCCCGTAAAGAGGCTGACGACAGCGTCGCCCCACTGCTGGCCGAAGTCAGCCAGACTGCCCGCCACTTCAGTGATGACGAGATAATCGCCCGGATGATGATCCCGATGGTTAACGAAGTTATCCGCTGCCTGGAAGAGCAGATTATCGCCAGCCCGGCAGAGGCGGACCTGGCACTGGTGTATGGGCTCGGCTTCCCGCCGTTTCGCGGGGGCGCCTTCCGCTGGCTGGATACCCTGGGCTGCGCGCACTACCTGGAGATGGCCAGCCAGTACAGTTCGCTTGGCGCCCTGTATGCCATTCCGGCCGGGCTACACGACAAAGCCCGCCGCAATGAATCCTATTACCCCCCGGTAGAGACCGCGAAACCGGTAGATGCGCGGAAAAGCGCCTGA
- the fadA gene encoding acetyl-CoA C-acyltransferase FadA, whose protein sequence is MEKVVIVDAIRTPMGRSKGGAFRHVRAEDLSAHLMRSLLMRNPALEASTIDDIYWGCVQQTLEQGFNIARNAALLAEIPHSVPAVTVNRLCGSSMQALHDAARMIMTGDAHTCLIGGVEHMGHVPMTHGVDFHPGMSRTVAKAAAMMGLTAEMLARMNRISREMQDAFAARSHQRAWAATRAGHFSKEIIPTGGHDADGVLRQYTTDEVVRADTSVESLSALKPAFDPANGTVTAGNASALSDGASAMLVMSETRARELGLKPRAVIRSVAVVGCDPSVMGYGPVPASRLALKKAGLTVDDIDLFEMNEAFAAQVLPCIHDLGLADKIDDKINLNGGAIALGHPLGCSGARISTTLLNLMERRDAQFGLATMCIGLGQGIATVFERV, encoded by the coding sequence ATGGAAAAGGTCGTCATTGTTGATGCAATCCGGACCCCGATGGGCCGCTCAAAAGGGGGCGCTTTTCGCCATGTCCGGGCAGAAGATCTCTCCGCCCATCTGATGCGCAGCCTGCTGATGCGCAACCCGGCGCTGGAAGCCAGCACAATTGATGATATTTACTGGGGCTGTGTTCAGCAGACCCTGGAGCAGGGGTTTAATATTGCCCGTAATGCCGCGCTGCTGGCGGAGATCCCCCACAGCGTACCGGCAGTGACCGTAAACCGGCTGTGTGGCTCCTCCATGCAGGCGCTGCACGATGCGGCCAGAATGATCATGACCGGCGATGCCCACACCTGCCTGATTGGCGGCGTGGAGCATATGGGCCATGTCCCCATGACCCACGGGGTGGATTTTCACCCCGGCATGAGCCGCACCGTGGCCAAAGCCGCCGCCATGATGGGGCTGACCGCAGAAATGCTCGCCAGGATGAACCGCATCAGCCGCGAGATGCAGGATGCCTTCGCCGCCCGCTCTCACCAGCGGGCCTGGGCGGCAACCCGGGCAGGCCACTTCAGCAAAGAGATAATCCCCACCGGGGGCCACGATGCCGACGGCGTGCTCCGGCAATATACCACTGATGAAGTGGTCCGCGCGGACACCAGTGTGGAGAGCCTCTCAGCCCTGAAGCCTGCCTTTGATCCGGCAAATGGCACCGTCACCGCCGGTAACGCATCGGCCCTGTCTGATGGCGCCTCCGCCATGCTGGTGATGAGCGAAACCCGTGCCCGGGAGCTGGGGCTGAAACCCCGCGCCGTGATCCGTTCTGTGGCGGTTGTCGGGTGCGACCCGTCGGTGATGGGGTATGGCCCGGTTCCCGCGTCGCGCCTGGCGCTGAAAAAAGCCGGTCTCACGGTGGACGATATCGATCTGTTTGAGATGAACGAAGCCTTTGCCGCCCAGGTTCTGCCCTGTATTCACGATCTGGGACTGGCGGACAAAATAGACGACAAGATAAACCTTAATGGCGGCGCCATCGCGCTGGGGCACCCGCTGGGCTGTTCCGGGGCGCGGATCAGTACCACGTTGCTGAATCTGATGGAGCGCCGGGACGCACAGTTTGGCCTTGCCACCATGTGTATCGGCCTGGGCCAGGGGATTGCGACCGTCTTCGAACGCGTATAA
- the fre gene encoding NAD(P)H-flavin reductase, with protein sequence MTTLSCKVTSVEAITDTVYRVRLLPEAAFSFRAGQYLMVVMDERDKRPFSVASTPAEQDFIELHIGASELNLYAMAVMDRILKQQEILVDMPHGDAWLRDEEDRPLILIAGGTGFSYVRSILLTALARNPDRDIAVYWGGREAKHLYDLDELEALSVKHPHLRVEAVVEQPDAAWRGRTGTVLAAVLKDYGSLADQDIYIAGRFEMAKIAREMFCADRGARADRMFGDAFAFI encoded by the coding sequence ATGACAACCTTAAGCTGTAAAGTGACCTCAGTAGAAGCGATAACCGACACGGTTTACCGGGTCCGCTTACTGCCTGAAGCCGCTTTTTCCTTTCGCGCAGGCCAGTACCTGATGGTGGTGATGGATGAGCGGGATAAGCGCCCGTTCTCTGTGGCATCCACCCCGGCGGAACAGGATTTTATTGAGCTCCATATTGGTGCTTCCGAGCTGAACTTATACGCCATGGCGGTGATGGATCGCATCCTGAAGCAGCAGGAGATCCTGGTCGATATGCCCCACGGCGACGCCTGGCTGCGTGATGAAGAAGATCGCCCGCTGATCCTGATAGCCGGTGGCACCGGCTTTTCCTATGTGCGCTCGATCCTGCTGACCGCGCTGGCCCGCAACCCGGATCGGGATATTGCCGTTTACTGGGGCGGGCGCGAAGCCAAACACCTCTATGATCTGGATGAGCTGGAAGCGCTCTCTGTGAAGCACCCGCACCTGCGGGTGGAGGCGGTGGTTGAGCAGCCTGACGCCGCATGGCGTGGCCGCACCGGCACCGTGCTGGCGGCGGTGCTCAAGGATTACGGCTCCCTGGCGGATCAGGACATTTATATTGCCGGTCGTTTTGAGATGGCCAAAATTGCCCGCGAGATGTTCTGTGCCGATCGCGGCGCCCGCGCCGATCGCATGTTCGGCGATGCGTTTGCGTTTATCTGA
- the ubiD gene encoding 4-hydroxy-3-polyprenylbenzoate decarboxylase gives MKYQDLRDFLSLLEQQGELKRITLPVDPHLEMTEIADRTLRAGGPALLFENPKGYQMPVLCNLFGTPKRVAMGMGQEDVSALREVGKLLAFLKEPEPPKGFRDMFDKLPQFKQVLNMPTKRLRGAPCQQVIVEGEAVDLTRIPVMQCWPGDAAPLVTWGLTVTRGPHKERQNLGIYRQQLIGKNKLIMRWLSHRGGALDFQEWCAAHPGERFPVSVALGADPATILGAVTPVPDTLSEYAFAGLLRGTKTEVVKCISNDLEVPASAEIVLEGYIEPGEMAAEGPYGDHTGYYNEVDSFPVFTITHITRREDAIYHSTYTGRPPDEPAVLGAALNEVLVPILQKQFPEIVDFYLPPEGCSYRMAVVTMKKQYAGHAKRVMMGVWSFLRQFMYTKFVIVCDDDINARDWNDVIWAITTRMDPARDTVLMENTPIDYLDFASPVSGLGSKMGMDATNKWPGETQREWGVPIEKDPQVTARIDAIWDELGIFEDGKGA, from the coding sequence ATGAAATATCAGGATCTACGTGACTTTCTTTCCCTGCTGGAGCAGCAGGGGGAATTAAAACGCATCACTTTACCCGTTGACCCCCATCTGGAAATGACGGAAATTGCCGACCGGACACTGCGCGCCGGTGGCCCGGCATTGCTGTTTGAAAACCCCAAAGGGTATCAGATGCCGGTGCTGTGCAACCTGTTTGGCACCCCGAAACGAGTGGCGATGGGCATGGGGCAGGAGGATGTCTCCGCCCTGCGCGAGGTGGGGAAACTGCTGGCCTTCCTGAAAGAGCCGGAGCCGCCAAAAGGCTTTCGCGACATGTTCGATAAGCTGCCGCAATTTAAGCAGGTGCTGAATATGCCGACTAAGCGGCTGCGCGGCGCCCCCTGCCAGCAGGTGATTGTGGAAGGCGAAGCGGTCGATCTGACCCGTATCCCGGTGATGCAGTGCTGGCCTGGCGATGCGGCACCGCTGGTGACCTGGGGGCTGACGGTGACCCGTGGCCCCCATAAAGAGCGCCAGAACCTCGGGATTTACCGCCAGCAGCTGATTGGCAAAAATAAACTTATCATGCGCTGGCTGTCCCACCGCGGCGGCGCACTGGATTTTCAGGAGTGGTGCGCGGCGCACCCGGGGGAACGCTTCCCGGTCTCTGTGGCCCTGGGGGCTGATCCGGCCACCATTCTGGGGGCGGTGACTCCGGTACCGGATACCCTGTCGGAATATGCCTTTGCCGGGCTGCTGCGCGGCACCAAAACTGAAGTGGTGAAGTGCATTTCGAATGATCTGGAAGTGCCGGCCAGTGCGGAGATTGTGCTGGAAGGCTATATTGAGCCCGGGGAGATGGCCGCAGAAGGCCCCTATGGCGACCACACCGGTTACTACAATGAGGTGGACAGCTTCCCGGTATTCACCATCACCCATATCACCCGCCGCGAAGATGCGATTTACCACTCGACCTATACCGGTCGCCCGCCGGATGAGCCCGCGGTGCTGGGGGCTGCGCTCAATGAAGTGCTGGTGCCTATCCTGCAAAAACAGTTCCCTGAAATTGTCGATTTTTATCTGCCGCCGGAAGGTTGCTCTTACCGCATGGCGGTGGTGACCATGAAGAAGCAGTACGCCGGTCATGCCAAACGCGTGATGATGGGGGTATGGTCATTCCTGCGGCAGTTTATGTACACCAAGTTTGTCATCGTGTGCGATGACGATATCAACGCGCGTGACTGGAACGATGTTATCTGGGCGATAACCACACGGATGGACCCGGCCCGTGATACTGTGCTGATGGAAAATACGCCAATAGATTACCTCGACTTCGCGTCTCCGGTTTCCGGACTGGGCTCAAAAATGGGAATGGATGCCACGAATAAATGGCCCGGTGAAACCCAGCGCGAATGGGGGGTGCCTATAGAGAAAGATCCCCAGGTTACCGCGCGCATAGATGCCATCTGGGACGAGCTGGGTATCTTCGAGGATGGTAAAGGCGCATAG